Proteins from one Phycisphaerales bacterium genomic window:
- a CDS encoding DUF2924 domain-containing protein encodes MPTTIEREIDALQRMTTSELVERYEQLCNQPCRTRHRAYLIRKIAWRIQAKAEGDLSERARRRAAELADDAEVRVMAPRTQIHPPQPDAPPTATRGVSTAEPRDPRLPSAGSAIMRKYKGRTIRVVVLDDGQGFEWDGQRYRTLTAIAKKVTGSHLNGFRFFQLEAKP; translated from the coding sequence ATGCCAACGACCATCGAACGCGAGATCGACGCCCTGCAACGGATGACCACGAGCGAACTCGTGGAGCGCTACGAGCAACTCTGCAATCAGCCCTGCCGCACGCGGCACCGGGCGTACCTTATCCGCAAGATCGCCTGGCGCATTCAGGCCAAAGCCGAGGGCGACCTCTCTGAACGCGCGCGCCGCCGCGCGGCGGAATTGGCCGATGACGCAGAGGTGCGCGTCATGGCGCCGCGCACGCAGATTCACCCGCCCCAGCCGGACGCCCCGCCCACTGCCACGCGTGGAGTCTCGACCGCCGAGCCGCGCGACCCGCGTCTGCCCTCAGCCGGCTCGGCCATCATGCGCAAGTACAAGGGCCGCACGATCCGCGTCGTCGTACTCGACGATGGGCAGGGTTTCGAGTGGGACGGGCAGCGCTACCGCACACTGACGGCCATTGCCAAGAAGGTCACCGGCAGCCACTTGAACGGGTTTCGGTTCTTCCAGTTGGAGGCGAAACCGTGA
- a CDS encoding DUF3800 domain-containing protein, which produces MRIFIDESGSFQVPKSADDHSAAVVVGVVVPEIREQALLEQFARFVSGLDKSERNGSGEPKGSRLSSANRARFADILGSVPGVMILPVTADLSDLAGHAEELPLHLSKSLREHAAICVHQTMRDEVLTLSRQIANLSAQEVLKLLLYTESIQECVHHAVLYLSEPPYRDCWSTVDILIDRLTKNPTGREKQVFKVMLLSWLTAWSASSPLTLIKQVHTADHPFVQRFDTEAGIDMRLLVGEGLRWVDSAQEPGVQIADIAAAITFSAVHDLRNHDNRWPEFLSLMCCCPYVPEDGPGFVTLLPDGHTPHVAKYVGLVRALAAKFPKRQWQYRGLRQMRQERRSMNPNAFRATI; this is translated from the coding sequence ATGCGCATCTTCATCGACGAATCCGGCTCCTTCCAGGTTCCGAAATCCGCCGACGATCATTCAGCGGCGGTTGTGGTCGGCGTGGTTGTGCCAGAGATACGCGAACAAGCACTACTCGAGCAGTTTGCGCGATTTGTAAGTGGACTCGACAAATCCGAACGCAATGGCAGCGGTGAGCCGAAGGGTTCGCGACTTTCCAGTGCCAACCGTGCTCGGTTCGCAGACATACTGGGCAGTGTGCCCGGTGTGATGATCCTGCCGGTTACAGCCGACTTGTCGGACCTGGCTGGTCATGCCGAAGAGTTGCCATTGCATCTATCGAAGTCCCTTCGAGAACATGCAGCCATCTGCGTTCACCAAACGATGCGTGACGAAGTGTTGACGCTTTCGCGTCAGATTGCCAATCTCAGCGCGCAGGAGGTGCTGAAACTGCTGCTATACACCGAGTCCATACAAGAGTGCGTCCATCACGCAGTGCTGTATCTCTCCGAGCCACCCTACCGCGATTGCTGGTCAACGGTTGACATCCTGATTGATCGACTGACGAAGAACCCAACTGGCAGGGAGAAACAAGTATTCAAGGTGATGCTCTTGTCGTGGCTGACAGCTTGGAGCGCCAGCAGTCCATTGACGCTCATTAAACAAGTCCACACAGCGGATCACCCCTTCGTACAACGCTTCGATACAGAGGCAGGCATAGACATGCGACTACTCGTCGGTGAAGGATTGCGCTGGGTTGACTCCGCCCAGGAACCGGGGGTGCAGATTGCCGACATCGCGGCTGCAATCACTTTCAGCGCTGTTCACGACCTACGCAATCACGACAATCGATGGCCAGAGTTTCTATCCCTCATGTGCTGTTGCCCATACGTGCCAGAGGACGGGCCCGGATTTGTCACGCTTTTGCCAGATGGACATACTCCGCATGTGGCCAAATACGTTGGACTAGTTCGCGCACTCGCTGCGAAGTTTCCGAAGCGCCAGTGGCAGTACCGCGGCTTACGACAGATGCGGCAAGAGCGACGTAGCATGAATCCGAATGCATTCCGTGCGACTATCTAA
- a CDS encoding SAM-dependent DNA methyltransferase produces the protein MDNNGFGTKVAFIWSVADLIRGPYKPNQYGKVILPLTVLRRMDCLLSATRDKVLRKAEELKRKGMSPQAIEPILNRTAAPTDWPKDRPFLIHNTSKFDFSRLKDDPNHIARNLTHFIKGFSSKAREIFEHFGFAEQIEKLDKTNRLYLVVSRFADIDLHPASVPNTEMGYIFEELIRKFSEAANETAGDHFTPREVIRLMVNILFDPDDEILRRRGIVRTMLDPACGTGGMLSVAEEYVAELNPDAKLEVFGQDYNDESYAICGSDMLIKGQNIEHIVFGDSFTEDGFPSESFDYMLANPPFGVEWKPEEDFIRQEHERKGGRFDAGLPRINDGSLLFLQHMISKMKTIDPKKSNGGSRIGIVFNGSPLFTGDAGSGESNIRRWIIENDWLEAVIALPDQLFYNTGIYTYIWIVTNRKTPQRRGKVQLINAVHFYRKMRKSLGNKRNEIGDGKYGRADHIGEVTRIYGAFQHDDARELDVDGERQRLVVSKVFENEDFGYRKVTIERPLRLKFQVVPERIDALREATPFQNLAKSKKKPGSKAALAEEEVGRRHQQAILDVLRSLNQAKVWMSRDDFLTALDAAAEQADVKLPAPIKKAIVAALGERDESAEICRDKDGNVEPDPELRDYENVPLKQSVYEYFEREVKPHVPDAWINEVVVDERDGKVGKVGYEIPLNRHFYVYKPPRPLGEIEGDIASLEKDIVLMLAEVTR, from the coding sequence ATGGACAACAATGGGTTCGGCACCAAGGTCGCCTTCATCTGGAGCGTGGCGGATCTCATCCGTGGGCCCTACAAGCCGAATCAGTACGGCAAGGTCATTCTTCCGCTCACCGTGCTTCGCCGCATGGATTGCCTTCTCAGTGCCACTCGCGACAAGGTGCTGCGCAAAGCGGAAGAGTTGAAGCGCAAGGGAATGTCGCCTCAAGCCATCGAGCCGATTCTCAATCGAACGGCCGCTCCAACCGACTGGCCCAAAGACCGGCCCTTCCTCATCCACAACACTTCGAAGTTCGACTTCAGCCGCCTCAAGGACGACCCGAACCACATCGCCCGAAACCTCACGCACTTCATCAAGGGCTTCTCCTCCAAGGCCCGCGAGATCTTCGAGCACTTTGGCTTCGCTGAGCAGATCGAAAAGCTCGACAAGACCAATCGCCTCTATCTGGTTGTTTCCCGGTTCGCAGACATCGATCTCCATCCCGCATCGGTCCCGAACACGGAGATGGGCTACATCTTCGAAGAACTAATCCGGAAGTTCAGCGAGGCAGCCAACGAGACCGCCGGCGATCACTTTACGCCGCGCGAGGTCATTCGCCTGATGGTGAACATCCTCTTCGACCCGGACGATGAAATCCTCCGGCGCCGCGGGATCGTCCGCACCATGCTGGACCCGGCCTGCGGAACGGGCGGCATGCTCTCCGTTGCCGAAGAGTACGTCGCTGAACTCAACCCGGATGCGAAGCTCGAAGTCTTCGGTCAGGACTACAACGACGAGTCCTACGCCATCTGCGGCTCGGACATGCTCATCAAAGGCCAGAACATCGAGCACATCGTTTTCGGCGACTCGTTCACGGAAGACGGCTTTCCCAGCGAGTCCTTTGACTACATGCTGGCCAATCCCCCTTTCGGCGTCGAGTGGAAGCCGGAAGAAGACTTCATCCGCCAGGAGCATGAGCGCAAAGGCGGCCGGTTCGACGCCGGGCTGCCGCGCATCAACGACGGCTCGCTGCTGTTCCTCCAGCACATGATCTCGAAGATGAAGACCATCGACCCGAAGAAGTCCAATGGCGGCAGCCGCATCGGGATCGTCTTCAACGGCTCGCCGCTCTTCACCGGCGACGCAGGCTCCGGCGAATCGAACATCCGGCGCTGGATCATTGAGAATGACTGGCTGGAAGCCGTAATTGCCCTGCCCGATCAACTTTTCTACAACACCGGTATCTACACGTACATCTGGATTGTCACCAATCGCAAGACCCCGCAGCGGCGCGGGAAAGTGCAGCTCATCAACGCCGTGCACTTCTACCGCAAGATGCGCAAGAGCCTCGGTAACAAGCGCAACGAGATCGGCGACGGCAAATACGGCCGAGCGGACCACATTGGCGAAGTCACCCGCATCTATGGCGCTTTCCAGCACGATGACGCGCGCGAACTGGACGTCGATGGCGAGCGTCAGCGGCTCGTTGTCAGCAAGGTCTTCGAGAACGAAGATTTCGGGTACCGGAAGGTGACGATCGAGCGGCCGCTCCGCCTGAAGTTTCAGGTCGTGCCGGAGCGCATCGACGCCCTGCGGGAGGCGACGCCGTTCCAGAACCTGGCCAAATCGAAGAAGAAGCCGGGCAGCAAGGCTGCCTTGGCGGAGGAGGAAGTGGGCAGACGGCACCAGCAGGCGATCCTGGACGTCCTGCGGTCGCTCAATCAGGCGAAGGTCTGGATGAGCCGGGATGATTTCCTGACGGCGCTCGACGCCGCTGCGGAGCAGGCAGACGTCAAACTCCCGGCGCCGATCAAGAAGGCGATCGTCGCCGCGCTTGGCGAGCGCGACGAGAGCGCCGAGATCTGCCGCGACAAGGACGGCAACGTCGAGCCCGACCCCGAGTTGCGCGACTACGAGAACGTACCACTCAAGCAGAGTGTGTACGAGTATTTCGAGCGGGAGGTGAAGCCGCACGTCCCCGATGCATGGATCAACGAGGTGGTCGTCGACGAGCGGGATGGCAAGGTCGGAAAGGTCGGCTACGAGATCCCCCTCAACCGGCATTTCTACGTCTACAAACCGCCTCGGCCCCTGGGCGAGATTGAGGGCGACATTGCGTCGCTTGAGAAGGACATCGTTCTCATGCTCGCAGAGGTGACGCGGTGA
- a CDS encoding recombinase family protein, whose amino-acid sequence MSRHRTTAVANGHGKAETRRVRCAIYTRKSSEEGLDQEFNSLDAQREGAEAFITSQKAEGWTCLPERYDDGGFSGGSMERPALARLLRDIEAGGIDCVVVYKVDRLSRSLLDFSRIMETFDKHGVSFVSVTQQFNTTHSMGRLTLNILLSFAQFEREIIGERIRDKVAAQKRKGKWAGGVPVLGYDVDRNGPSPRLVINAREAARVREVFSLYLEKGSLQPVVSELTRRGWVNKRRLTKKGQKLGGRPFDKATLHVLLTNPILTGKIVHKGEAYEGEHDAIIDQDVFDQVQSLLKTNGRTGGAEVRNKYGALLRGLLKCKGCGHAMTHTFSSGRKGRFYRYYRCVRAIKSGAHLCESGTLPAAEIERVVVDEVRALATDRSLLAEVLAEAQTSVAGERSTLVTERDDLKGELRRQHQDLRRLVEDGRTDREATTRVADLNDRIRGGDERLRELDARIAELERENITRAEAEAAFTDFDGLWANLSPREQARLLNLLIAAVEYDAKAGNVAVTFRPTSIGALARRRKEQAA is encoded by the coding sequence GTGAGCCGGCATCGAACCACCGCCGTTGCGAACGGCCACGGCAAGGCCGAGACGCGCCGGGTTCGCTGCGCCATCTACACCCGCAAGTCCAGCGAGGAAGGGCTCGACCAGGAGTTCAACTCCCTCGACGCCCAGCGCGAGGGCGCCGAAGCGTTCATCACCAGCCAGAAAGCCGAGGGGTGGACCTGCCTGCCCGAGCGCTACGACGACGGCGGCTTCTCGGGCGGGAGCATGGAACGGCCGGCGCTGGCACGGCTCCTCCGCGACATCGAGGCCGGCGGCATCGACTGCGTCGTAGTCTACAAGGTCGATCGGCTCAGCCGCTCGCTGCTCGACTTCTCGCGCATCATGGAGACCTTCGACAAGCACGGCGTCTCGTTCGTCTCCGTCACCCAGCAGTTCAATACCACGCACTCGATGGGCCGGCTCACCTTGAACATCCTCCTGTCGTTCGCCCAGTTCGAGCGCGAAATCATCGGCGAGCGCATCCGCGACAAGGTCGCCGCCCAGAAACGCAAGGGCAAGTGGGCAGGCGGCGTGCCCGTGCTCGGCTACGACGTCGACCGCAATGGCCCCAGCCCGCGACTGGTCATCAACGCCCGGGAGGCGGCGCGGGTGCGCGAGGTTTTTTCCCTGTACCTCGAGAAGGGCTCGCTCCAGCCGGTGGTTAGCGAACTCACCCGGCGAGGCTGGGTCAACAAGCGGCGGCTCACCAAGAAGGGGCAGAAACTCGGCGGGCGGCCATTCGACAAGGCCACGCTCCATGTCCTTCTGACCAACCCGATACTCACGGGCAAGATCGTTCACAAGGGCGAGGCCTATGAAGGTGAGCACGACGCGATCATCGACCAGGACGTGTTCGATCAGGTCCAGTCGCTGCTCAAGACGAATGGCCGCACGGGTGGCGCGGAAGTCCGCAACAAGTACGGGGCGCTGCTGCGCGGTCTGCTCAAGTGCAAGGGCTGCGGTCACGCCATGACGCATACTTTCAGCAGCGGCCGCAAAGGGCGGTTCTACCGCTACTACCGCTGCGTGCGCGCGATCAAGAGCGGCGCCCACCTGTGTGAGTCGGGAACGCTGCCGGCGGCCGAGATCGAGCGTGTTGTGGTGGACGAGGTGCGGGCGCTGGCAACGGACAGGTCACTCCTCGCCGAGGTTCTGGCGGAGGCTCAGACATCTGTCGCCGGCGAGCGATCGACTCTGGTGACTGAGCGCGACGACCTAAAGGGCGAACTCCGCCGCCAGCATCAGGACCTGCGGCGGCTCGTCGAGGATGGCCGAACAGACCGGGAGGCAACAACCCGAGTCGCCGATCTCAATGATCGCATCCGCGGTGGAGACGAGCGTCTGCGGGAACTGGATGCCCGCATCGCCGAACTCGAACGCGAGAACATCACGCGAGCCGAGGCGGAAGCGGCCTTCACCGATTTCGACGGGCTGTGGGCCAATCTGAGCCCGCGCGAGCAGGCTCGCCTTCTCAATCTACTCATCGCTGCCGTTGAGTATGACGCGAAAGCCGGGAACGTCGCCGTCACGTTCCGGCCTACCAGCATCGGTGCGCTCGCCCGCCGCCGCAAGGAGCAAGCCGCATGA
- a CDS encoding CusA/CzcA family heavy metal efflux RND transporter produces the protein MLESVLHFSIKNRWLILLLTSLVAAVGLFSLKRLPIDAVPDITNNQVQINAMAPSLSPIEVEKQVTFPIENALAGIPGLQSTRSLSRNGFSQVTAVFDDDLNIYFARQQVTERLGEAKESLPEGVEPVMGPIATGLGEVYMWTVAYEHPHGQGAPVSDGQPGWQSDGSYLTPENRRLANDLERSSYLREVQDWIIRPQLKSVKDVAGVDAIGGYVKQYHVQPDPMRLVSYGLSFAEVIEAIERNNVSTGAGYVEHKGESYLVRATGRIETIEQLESVVVGTRNGVPIYIRDIAVPGGVAIGRELRTGSASENGEEVVVGTAIMLIGANSRTVAAAVDAKMAEVSRSLPPGIVVQPVLNRTKLVDATIYTVQKNLIEGAILVIVVLLLLLGNFRAAIICALAIPLSMLMAATGMVQNNVSGNLMSLGAIDFGLIVDGAVIIVENCLRRLAERQHHEGRLLTLQERLHEVMVAAKEMIQPSVYGQAIIITVYIPILALTGVEGKMFRPMALTVIFALASAFILSLTFVPAMVAILIRGRVQEKEMFLIRWAKAVYQPVLAWAMRLRWLVVATAVVAFTASAVLFTRLGQEFVPTLDEKDLALQALRMPSTSLSMSQDMQFQLEQTLAQFPEVAFVFSKTGTAELAADPMPPNISDTFVIFKPQEEWRSEPELRRLAAERKEEIQRMGVAGHAQEDGEGTHEEEGPNLKGHKGALLELIQTETSLLPGQNYEFTQPIQMRFNELIAGVRGDVAVKVYGDDFDTMQETAQVILEVLQSIPGAADAKVEQTEGLPVMTVDIDRSAIARYGLSVADVHAVVAVAMGGAEAGLVFEGDRRFDLVVRLPDALRGRIDVLDRLPIPLPRGPEPAQTIQLASATGGLNGVDHEETGFIPLGHVAAIEVAEGTNQISRENGKRRIVVQCNVRGRDLGSFVKEAQAQVANVPLPPGGWLDWGGQYENLVAAKQRLTIVVPICFFLIFLLLFSTFKSVKYALLVFSAVPLGLTGGIVALWLRGMPFSISAAVGFIALSGVAVLNGLVMVTFINQLRAEGLARDAAIVRGCLTRLRPVLMTALVASLGFVPMALATGTGAEVQKPLATVVIGGLTSSTLLTLLVLPALYRIFTGWDPTGRPLPVSQPWEGPHEGPLEVNAAVVEPPSAAKGPSPPLPGAPSESNRQDRPPEPPSGTD, from the coding sequence ATGCTCGAATCGGTCCTGCACTTCTCCATCAAGAACCGCTGGCTCATCCTGCTGCTTACGTCCCTCGTCGCGGCCGTCGGCCTATTCTCGCTCAAGCGGCTTCCGATCGACGCCGTTCCGGACATTACCAACAACCAGGTCCAGATCAACGCGATGGCGCCGTCACTCTCTCCTATCGAGGTGGAGAAGCAGGTGACGTTCCCCATTGAGAACGCCCTGGCCGGGATTCCAGGTTTGCAATCAACTCGTTCGCTCTCACGCAACGGCTTTTCCCAGGTCACGGCGGTGTTCGATGACGACCTCAACATCTACTTCGCGCGCCAGCAGGTGACCGAACGGCTTGGTGAAGCCAAGGAGTCGCTGCCTGAGGGCGTCGAGCCGGTGATGGGGCCGATCGCCACCGGTCTGGGCGAGGTTTACATGTGGACCGTCGCCTACGAACATCCGCACGGGCAGGGCGCCCCGGTGTCAGATGGTCAGCCCGGCTGGCAGAGTGACGGTTCCTACCTGACGCCGGAGAACCGCCGCCTCGCCAACGACCTGGAGCGATCTTCCTATCTCCGCGAGGTGCAGGATTGGATCATTCGGCCGCAGCTCAAGAGCGTGAAGGACGTCGCGGGCGTCGACGCCATCGGCGGTTACGTCAAGCAGTACCACGTGCAGCCTGATCCGATGAGGCTTGTGTCCTATGGATTGAGTTTCGCCGAGGTCATTGAAGCGATCGAGCGGAATAACGTCTCGACCGGCGCCGGGTACGTTGAGCACAAGGGCGAGTCATACCTCGTGCGCGCCACCGGTCGAATCGAGACCATCGAGCAGTTGGAATCGGTCGTCGTCGGGACGCGCAATGGCGTGCCGATCTATATCCGCGACATTGCCGTCCCCGGTGGCGTCGCGATCGGAAGGGAACTCCGGACGGGGTCGGCCAGCGAGAACGGCGAAGAGGTCGTGGTCGGGACGGCGATCATGCTTATCGGCGCCAACAGCCGCACGGTCGCCGCCGCCGTTGACGCCAAGATGGCCGAGGTCAGCCGCAGTCTTCCGCCGGGCATCGTCGTGCAGCCCGTGCTCAACCGAACCAAACTCGTCGATGCGACGATCTACACCGTTCAGAAGAACCTTATTGAGGGCGCCATTCTCGTCATCGTCGTGCTGCTCCTGCTTCTGGGCAACTTCCGCGCCGCGATCATCTGCGCGCTCGCCATTCCGCTTTCGATGCTCATGGCAGCCACCGGCATGGTTCAGAACAACGTCAGCGGAAACCTGATGTCGCTGGGCGCGATCGACTTCGGCCTCATCGTCGATGGTGCGGTCATCATTGTCGAGAACTGCCTTCGTCGCCTGGCCGAACGGCAGCATCACGAAGGTCGATTGCTCACCCTTCAGGAGCGGCTGCACGAGGTCATGGTGGCCGCCAAAGAGATGATCCAGCCATCGGTGTACGGCCAGGCGATCATCATCACCGTGTACATTCCGATCCTCGCCCTTACCGGCGTCGAAGGCAAGATGTTCCGGCCCATGGCGCTGACGGTCATCTTCGCCCTGGCGAGTGCCTTCATCCTTTCTCTCACGTTCGTGCCGGCGATGGTGGCCATCCTGATCCGGGGGCGAGTGCAGGAGAAGGAGATGTTTCTCATTCGCTGGGCCAAGGCGGTCTACCAGCCGGTCCTGGCGTGGGCGATGCGCCTTCGCTGGCTCGTCGTCGCGACTGCGGTGGTGGCGTTCACCGCTTCAGCGGTCCTCTTCACTCGACTCGGGCAGGAGTTTGTGCCAACGCTCGACGAGAAGGACTTGGCGCTTCAAGCCCTTCGAATGCCGAGTACTTCCCTGTCGATGTCGCAAGACATGCAATTCCAACTCGAGCAGACGCTGGCGCAATTCCCGGAGGTTGCCTTTGTCTTCTCCAAGACCGGCACAGCCGAGCTGGCCGCCGACCCTATGCCGCCGAACATCAGCGACACCTTCGTCATCTTCAAACCGCAGGAGGAGTGGCGCAGCGAACCAGAGCTCCGACGGCTGGCCGCGGAGAGGAAGGAAGAAATCCAGCGGATGGGAGTGGCTGGCCACGCGCAGGAGGATGGCGAAGGGACACACGAAGAGGAGGGCCCGAACTTGAAAGGACACAAGGGTGCCCTGCTCGAGCTGATCCAAACCGAAACCTCGCTGCTTCCCGGCCAGAACTACGAGTTCACTCAACCGATCCAGATGCGATTCAACGAGCTCATCGCCGGCGTGCGAGGCGATGTTGCGGTCAAGGTCTACGGCGACGATTTCGACACGATGCAGGAGACCGCTCAGGTGATACTCGAAGTGCTTCAGTCCATTCCCGGCGCTGCCGACGCCAAAGTCGAGCAGACCGAGGGTCTGCCCGTTATGACCGTTGACATCGATCGGTCAGCCATCGCCCGCTACGGCTTGAGCGTCGCCGATGTGCATGCCGTCGTCGCCGTGGCGATGGGCGGGGCCGAGGCCGGTCTCGTGTTCGAAGGTGATCGAAGGTTCGATCTGGTCGTGCGCCTGCCCGATGCGCTCCGCGGTCGAATTGATGTGCTCGACCGTCTGCCCATCCCTCTCCCCCGTGGTCCGGAGCCGGCGCAGACAATACAACTCGCAAGCGCCACGGGCGGGTTGAATGGCGTCGATCATGAGGAGACGGGTTTCATTCCCTTGGGCCATGTCGCCGCCATCGAGGTGGCCGAAGGGACCAACCAGATCAGTCGCGAGAACGGAAAGCGCCGCATCGTCGTGCAATGCAATGTGCGCGGCCGCGACCTCGGCTCGTTCGTCAAGGAGGCACAGGCACAGGTTGCAAACGTGCCGCTTCCTCCAGGCGGCTGGCTCGACTGGGGCGGCCAGTATGAGAATCTCGTCGCAGCCAAGCAGCGGCTGACCATCGTCGTGCCGATCTGCTTCTTCCTGATCTTCCTGCTGCTCTTCTCGACCTTCAAGAGCGTCAAGTATGCCCTCCTGGTCTTTAGCGCCGTCCCCCTCGGCCTCACGGGCGGCATCGTGGCGCTCTGGTTGCGCGGAATGCCATTTTCCATATCCGCAGCCGTCGGTTTCATCGCCCTCTCCGGCGTGGCCGTGCTCAATGGACTGGTCATGGTCACGTTTATCAACCAACTCCGCGCTGAAGGACTGGCGCGTGACGCAGCAATCGTCCGAGGGTGTCTGACGCGACTGCGCCCCGTGCTGATGACCGCGCTGGTCGCCTCGCTCGGATTCGTCCCAATGGCTCTGGCGACTGGCACCGGCGCGGAGGTGCAGAAGCCCCTGGCCACCGTCGTGATCGGCGGCCTGACGTCCAGCACGCTGCTCACGCTGCTCGTCCTCCCCGCACTCTACCGCATCTTCACCGGCTGGGATCCGACCGGCCGCCCGCTGCCCGTTTCGCAACCGTGGGAAGGGCCGCATGAAGGTCCGCTCGAAGTGAACGCCGCGGTCGTCGAGCCACCCTCCGCCGCGAAGGGCCCTTCTCCGCCATTGCCGGGCGCGCCGAGCGAATCGAACAGACAGGATCGACCCCCCGAGCCGCCGAGCGGGACAGACTGA
- a CDS encoding efflux RND transporter periplasmic adaptor subunit: protein MSTLRSISLPHLRVNPPIVAAMLVIAAVAITGCDRDQHSEEDGHDHGETSAVKMTGAHQEGDGHDHDEPLGATAAGEPAEDDGHAHSEGESEAHVDEVTLAPDAIERYGIKVERAQARVLQHTLVAPARVGFNIEAMAHVGSPLSGRAVEIKVRLGSIVDAGDDLVVVESPELGEAQSDFLIKRTAAQTIVPTVELAKSAWDRARGLYEKSEGIALAEVQTREGEYKAALAAQQSAQAAATAAENLLHILGMKQAEVEMLIRSGEVDPRFTIHAPLAGQVVEREVTLGELVGPDREKLLVIANTEVLWVLADVPEARVHEVQVGATAWVTVGTVGSLTYQGQVAFVSPFVDSTTRTAQVRIEVPASEIALRPGMFAQVEIVASDPGGTLPAAVIAVPDEAIQTVEGGPAVFVPVAGEPNTFAKRAVSIGKTVGGLVPIRSGLHEGEEFVVAGSFILKAELGKGSAAHEH from the coding sequence ATGAGCACGTTGAGATCAATCAGTCTGCCGCACCTGCGGGTCAATCCACCGATCGTCGCGGCGATGCTCGTCATTGCGGCAGTCGCCATCACCGGATGCGATCGGGATCAGCACTCGGAGGAGGATGGCCACGACCACGGAGAGACGAGTGCCGTCAAGATGACTGGCGCCCACCAGGAGGGAGACGGGCACGATCATGATGAGCCGCTTGGGGCAACGGCGGCTGGAGAGCCCGCGGAAGACGACGGTCACGCCCATTCGGAAGGGGAGTCAGAGGCTCACGTGGATGAGGTCACGCTCGCGCCCGACGCGATCGAGCGGTACGGCATCAAGGTGGAGCGCGCCCAAGCCAGAGTCCTCCAGCACACTCTCGTCGCTCCAGCGCGGGTCGGATTCAACATCGAAGCGATGGCGCATGTTGGCTCACCTCTCTCGGGCCGCGCCGTGGAGATAAAGGTTCGGCTGGGCAGTATCGTGGATGCGGGCGACGACCTCGTCGTCGTCGAAAGCCCGGAACTGGGAGAGGCGCAGAGTGACTTCCTCATCAAGCGGACGGCGGCGCAGACCATCGTTCCGACGGTCGAACTCGCGAAGTCGGCGTGGGACCGGGCGCGAGGACTCTACGAGAAGTCCGAGGGAATTGCGCTGGCCGAAGTGCAGACGCGAGAGGGCGAGTACAAGGCCGCCCTCGCCGCGCAGCAGTCCGCGCAGGCGGCGGCGACCGCCGCCGAGAATCTCCTTCACATCCTCGGGATGAAGCAGGCGGAAGTGGAAATGCTCATTCGGAGCGGTGAAGTTGATCCCCGATTCACCATCCATGCTCCCCTGGCGGGCCAAGTCGTCGAACGCGAAGTCACGCTGGGCGAACTGGTCGGACCCGATCGGGAAAAACTGCTCGTCATCGCGAACACCGAGGTTCTCTGGGTGCTGGCGGATGTACCGGAAGCGCGTGTGCATGAAGTACAGGTCGGAGCGACGGCATGGGTGACCGTCGGAACCGTCGGCAGTCTGACCTATCAGGGACAGGTGGCGTTTGTATCTCCGTTCGTCGATTCGACGACGCGCACCGCCCAGGTTCGGATCGAAGTGCCTGCATCCGAGATTGCACTCAGGCCGGGCATGTTTGCGCAGGTCGAGATTGTCGCGTCCGATCCCGGCGGCACCTTGCCTGCGGCGGTGATCGCAGTTCCCGATGAAGCGATTCAGACCGTCGAAGGTGGCCCCGCGGTGTTCGTCCCGGTCGCCGGTGAGCCGAACACCTTCGCAAAGCGAGCGGTGAGCATCGGGAAGACCGTCGGCGGGCTTGTGCCGATCCGCTCTGGCCTTCACGAGGGCGAGGAGTTCGTTGTCGCCGGAAGTTTCATCCTCAAAGCCGAGTTGGGCAAGGGCAGCGCTGCTCACGAACACTGA